The nucleotide sequence TGAAAGTAAAGATGGGACAATGATGTGGGAGAACAAACCTCAGGATCATAAACAAAGACGACAACGACGGTTTCTCTTCCGACCTTTTCAATGGCATCAAGATACCCAAGCGCATCCACCTCATCAAATCTTCCATAGCGACGCACACTAGGACTCGTTCTCCTGTTTCTGATGTCTTTGCCTTCACTCTGCATCTCAACTCGTCGTTGTTGTCTCCACCTCTCCAAGAATTCTTCATCGTCACTCAACCCCTCCTCACTCCCCGAACCGTCCTTAATGAACGTTGCCCTCTTATCCTCCTTTGTAATTGTATTTCCCCTCAACTTATTTCTCCAACCCCCCGTCTTCCTCGCCTCTTCAAAACTCCTCGCATCAGCAATGACCCCCTTGACCCCCGTCGTCCTCCCACTATCAAAGTCTCTATGCGGCAGCCTCAATGGTTCACTGAGTCCTCCCAATCCTCCCGAATTCGATCTGTCAAACAAAGGCATCTTCATTGTATCCTCTATATTGCGGTTATGATgctcctcttcttcgtccaCGTCACTGTTCCTATCAAAGCTATAATCTTTTTCGTCGTCCGGATGTTCGTGATTTTCGTTTGCAGAAGCTTTTGCAATGATATTGTCAAATTCTTCTTGCGCCGCCGTTTTGCCTGCCATCTTTCCGAAATTTATAATGAAGCAAGGGAGCCACGAGGTCTTGTAGCAATCGAGAAGCTTAGGGATGCTTAGGGCGCTTGAAGGATGTGCGAGGAGGATCGCGTGGAAAGGTAAGGCGTTGGGATGGATTAGACTTCTAGAAGCGGGTAGACCCTAGTAATTCCTAGCCAAGTATGAGACGGCAAGCTCGTGTTATTGGAAACAcagatgttttttttttttgccttCTCGCCTTTTTGGCGCTGATGTTGTAGGTTTGGTTAAGCTGAAATTGAATGGTGCGGTTGGCTTGTTAGAGATTCTTGTGCAAGGGCCTCGCGGTAGGGAAAGGCTGGAGAAGTATGACTGAGACCTGAGACTGTATTTTCGAAAATGGTTGCATCAGGCAGAGAAGATCATGTAAGGTCTagtttcaaaataaatcttaCGATGATatgctttttctttttccttttctggTATTTTCCGTTGCTGTCTGTGTTTGTGTCTGACCTCACTGCCGTTCTTAGCTGGGAAACTTTTTGGCTTACGTTGTTTCGAAGGATGCACGCCAGAAAGAGGGATAGAATAGACTCAAGATACTCTTTATAGAATCGCTAGTTGCCGAGTATACGTCGGGATATACTCGAACattgtcttttcttcttctgactTCCATTCTCAGCACAGCCTCTCTTGCGCAAATGAATCATTGAACtgtatttgatcaaatgccAGGAAAGGGGCATATGATGGCTACTGCGCTGTTTCTAAcagttttctttttcggtGTTCGCGGCGATTGCAATGGCCACCATGATCGAATCTGGAAGTAGATATTCTTTGATAATGCTGGGATAAGGCATAGCAAGGCCCGTCCCCAGCAGAAACTAATGTGCGTCCCTAGTTCCCAGTACTGCTTCTGGCTGCTAGCTAGGTTGCGTGTGTCCCGACGAGTTTATGTGGGTCAGGGGTTTGGTACTGAACTGGCAAGGTCTCTCGACTCACCTATTGACTGGGCTGGGTTGATGCCGTCGTCTTTTCTTCTGCTGCATTATTCATAGGACAAAGTGCGGGAGGAGAGGAGCGGCCAGGAGCGGAGA is from Botrytis cinerea B05.10 chromosome 8, complete sequence and encodes:
- the BcphnA gene encoding BcphnA — encoded protein: MAGKTAAQEEFDNIIAKASANENHEHPDDEKDYSFDRNSDVDEEEEHHNRNIEDTMKMPLFDRSNSGGLGGLSEPLRLPHRDFDSGRTTGVKGVIADARSFEEARKTGGWRNKLRGNTITKEDKRATFIKDGSGSEEGLSDDEEFLERWRQQRRVEMQSEGKDIRNRRTSPSVRRYGRFDEVDALGYLDAIEKVGRETVVVVFVYDPECDVSQVINSALLPLVAANPTVHFVRVHYEDIEFDNAGVPAILAYKNQGDLFANLTYIIDQIPDDTIFDTKALKDVLVRHQVL